In Calditerrivibrio sp., the following are encoded in one genomic region:
- the rpsG gene encoding 30S ribosomal protein S7 translates to MARRRVAKKREVLPDPVYGEVVVTKFINSLMYDGEKSVAEKIFYDAMEIIKAKTGEEGIDVFRKAIENVKPLLEVKSRRVGGANYQVPVEVRPDRKQALAIRWIINAARNRKEKGMTERLAAELLDAYSNKGAAVKKREDTHKMAEANKAFAHFRW, encoded by the coding sequence ATGGCCAGGAGAAGAGTAGCTAAAAAAAGAGAGGTTTTACCTGATCCAGTTTATGGAGAGGTTGTAGTTACAAAATTTATCAACAGCCTCATGTATGACGGTGAAAAGTCTGTTGCTGAGAAGATCTTTTATGATGCTATGGAGATTATAAAAGCTAAGACTGGAGAGGAAGGTATTGATGTGTTTAGGAAGGCTATAGAAAATGTAAAGCCACTATTGGAGGTTAAGTCTAGAAGGGTTGGTGGTGCAAATTATCAGGTTCCTGTTGAGGTAAGGCCAGATAGAAAGCAGGCTCTTGCGATTAGGTGGATTATCAATGCTGCAAGAAATAGAAAGGAAAAGGGTATGACCGAAAGGTTGGCAGCAGAACTCTTGGATGCATATTCGAATAAAGGGGCAGCTGTTAAAAAGAGAGAAGATACGCATAAAATGGCTGAGGCTAATAAAGCTTTTGCCCATTTCAGATGGTAA
- the rpsL gene encoding 30S ribosomal protein S12: MPTLNQLVRRGREAVLNKTKSPALKNNPQKRGVCVRVYTTTPKKPNSALRKVARVRLVNGIEVTAYIPGIGHNLQEHSVVLVRGGRVKDLPGIRYKIIRGTLDTAGVKNRNKSRSKYGVKKAKK; the protein is encoded by the coding sequence GTGCCAACATTGAATCAGTTAGTTAGACGTGGCAGAGAGGCTGTTTTGAATAAAACAAAATCACCTGCTCTGAAGAACAACCCCCAAAAGAGAGGGGTGTGTGTAAGGGTGTATACTACTACACCAAAGAAGCCGAACTCTGCGTTGAGAAAGGTGGCAAGGGTAAGATTGGTGAACGGGATAGAAGTAACAGCATATATTCCCGGTATTGGACACAATCTGCAGGAGCACTCTGTTGTTCTTGTAAGAGGTGGTAGGGTAAAGGACTTGCCAGGTATCCGTTATAAGATAATAAGGGGTACCCTTGATACTGCAGGCGTGAAGAACAGGAATAAGAGCCGTTCTAAGTATGGCGTAAAAAAAGCTAAGAAGTGA